TCTCACTCGTCCTCGCCGGCGTCTTCTACCTAGCCATGAAGCCCGTCGAGCCCGGCACCGTCCCCGGTGTCCTGCTGGCCGGCCTGATGATCTCCAACCTCATCGTGGCGATCTTCAACCTCCTGCCCGGCCTCCCCCTCGACGGCGGCCGTATGCTCCGCGCCGTCGTCTGGAAAATCACCGGCAAACCCATGAGCGGCACCATCGCCGCCGCCTGGGTCGGCCGCGCCCTGGCCGTCGCCGTCCTGATCGGCCTGCCCCTGCTCAACCAGTCCGGCGCCCTCGGCGGCAACAGCACCGACGCACGCGGCATGGACACCGTCACCGACGCCCTGCTCGCCGCCATCCTCGCCGCGATCATCTGGACCGGCGCCGGCAACAGCCTGCGCATGGCCCGCCTGCGCGAACACCTCCCCGAACTGCGCGCCCGCACCCTCACCCGCCGCGCCGTACCCGTCCAGACCGACACCCCGCTCTCCGAGGCCCTGCGCCGGGCCAACGCAGCCGGCGCCCGCGCCCTCGTCGTCGTCGACGCCCACGGCACCCCCCTCTCCCTGGTCCGCGAGTCCGCCATCGTCGGCGTACCCGAACACCGTCGCCCCTGGGTCGCCGTCAGCGGCCTCGCCCAGGAACTGACCGACGGCATGCGCGTCTCCGCCGAACTCGCCGGAGAAGAACTCCTGGACGTCCTGCGCGCCACCCCGGCCACGGAGTACCTGGTGATCGAGGAGACCGGCGAGATCTACGGCGTGCTGTCCGCAGCGGACGTGGAGAGGGCCTTCGTCAAGGCGATGGCCCGCCCCTCCGCCTAGTGGTCGGCGGCCGCCTTGGCTGCCGGTAGGCTGGTCACATGTCCGAACCGACCGGTGCCGCCCGCCGACGCGGGCCCTTCAAGGTCGGGGACCAGGTACAGCTGACCGACCCCAAGGGCCGCCACTACACGTTCACGCTCGAAGCCGGGAAGAACTTCCACACCCACAAGGGCTCCTTCCCGCACGACGAACTGATCGGCGCTCCCGAGGGCAGCGTTGTCCGCACCACCGGCAACGTCGCCTACCTCGCGCTGCGCCCCCTGCTCCCCGACTACGTCCTGTCCATGCCCCGCGGGGCAGCCGTCGTCTACCCCAAGGACGCGGGGCAGATCCTCGCCTTCGCCGACATCTTCCCCGGCGCACGCGTCGTGGAGGCCGGCGTCGGCTCCGGCTCGCTCAGCAGCTTCCTGCTGCGCGCCATCGGCGACCAGGGCATGCTGCACTCCTACGAGCGCCGCGAGGACTTCGCCGAGATCGCCAAGCAGAACGTGGAACGCTACTTCGGCGGCCCCCACCCCGCCTGGCAGCTCACCGTCGGCGACCTCCAGGACAACCTGTCCGACACCGACGTCGACCGCGTCATCCTCGACATGCTCGCCCCCTGGGAATGCCTCGAGGCCGTCTCCAAGGCACTCGTCCCCGGCGGCATCCTGTGCTGCTACGTGGCCACCACCACCCAGCTCGCCCGGACCGTGGAATCCATCCGCGAGATCGGCTGCTTCAACGAGCCGACCGCCTGGGAAACCATGATCCGCAACTGGCACATCGAGGGCCTGGCCGTCCGACCCGACCACCGCATGATCGGCCACACCGGCTTCCTGCTCACCGCCCGCCGCCTCGCCGACGGCGTCGAGCCGCCCATGCGCCGCCGCCGCCCCGCCAAGGGCGCCTACGGCGAGGACTACGCCGGACCCAACGCCGACGGCGGCACCGGCCGCTGACCAGCCCCACACACAGCACAACGCAACGGCGCCGTGCCCGAGTTCCCACCCACCCACGGGAACTCGCGCACGGCGCCCACGCGTTGACAGGACGCCAGGACACCCCACCCCCAGGGCCCGTACACCGCCACGCACGCGGACGCCCGCCCGCGGGAACCCCGGACCCCGCCGTTCCCCCGCACTGTGACGTGTGGCACCATGCTGGCCACCCCCACCGGCACAGCCCTCACAGGAGACACTCCTAGTGCAGCAATCAGCCGTTCCGGAGCTCGCCCACACGCAGACCCGGCCCATCCACTGGGTCGCCACCGCCACGGCCGTCGCCGGCGTCGTCGCCCTCTCCTCCATCGTCCAGCCCGGATCGGCCACGGCCGCCTCCGCCACCGGCACACAGAACAAAACCGCCACCGCAGCCGTCCAGCCGCCCAGCACCACCGGCGTCGACTTCCCCCTGCAATGCGGACCCGTCAAAGCCCTCGTCGCCAAGAAAGCCAGCGCAGACCTCGACGGCGACGGCAAACCGGAAACCGTCGCCGTCGTCCACTGCGACTCCGCCATGGGCACCCCGCCCGACGGCGTCTACGTCCTCACCCGCTCCACCGACAACGCCACACCACGCATCGTCGCCACCCTCGTCGACCCCAAGGACCGGCTCACCGTCACCGACTTCTCCGTGCACGCCCGCACGGTCGCCGCCACCCTGCTCGGCTACTCCTCCGACGCCGTCCCCAACTGCTGTCCCGACCTGAAGACCCCCACCACGTGGCAGTGGAACGGCAACGCGTTCATCCGCTCCACCCCCGCCTCCGCCCACAGCGTCTGACCCCGGGCCCGGCCCGGACTCACTCCGCGTCGGGCCCGTACACCTCGACCCTGTCCGAAACCCGCCGCACATGAATGCACTCACCGGGACACTCCCGCGCCGAGTCCACCACATCCGCCAGCAACGGCAGCGGCACCGGCACCGACGCCCCCGCAGCCTGCAGCAGCTCCTCGTCCGCGCCCTTCACATAGGCCAGCCCGTCGATGTCCAGCTCGAACACCTCAGGGGCGTACTGGGCGCAGATCCCGTCACCGGTACACAGATCCTGGTCGATCCAGACCTCCAGCGCCTCCCCGCCCGGGGCCTCCTGCTGCACGGTCACCTCTCCTGCCGTCGCATGCGCCGGACGACACCGGCACCACCAGAGCCAGCCGGGTCCGCTCCAGCGGCTGTTGAACACCCCCGACCCTACCCCCGCCCACATCCCGGCCGACTTCCACCGCCACAGGGTTTCCACCCCCGCCCGCTCGGGTACCAGCGCCGACCAGGACACCCACCCCGGGACCGACCACTTCAAGCCGGGCCGACGATGACACCCGCCGACCGGACCGTCGCTCTGCGTGATAATCGCGCGAGCGCCCTCCGGGCTGCCCGCCTCCACGCCGAACAGCCCGGAACGGACAACTCCGGCCACTCCTGAAGGGTTTTGACCATGCGATGCCCGGAACAAGCTGCTTCCCCATCACGTTGAGTGGGTATCCCCTCCGT
Above is a genomic segment from Streptomyces fodineus containing:
- a CDS encoding tRNA (adenine-N1)-methyltransferase, whose translation is MSEPTGAARRRGPFKVGDQVQLTDPKGRHYTFTLEAGKNFHTHKGSFPHDELIGAPEGSVVRTTGNVAYLALRPLLPDYVLSMPRGAAVVYPKDAGQILAFADIFPGARVVEAGVGSGSLSSFLLRAIGDQGMLHSYERREDFAEIAKQNVERYFGGPHPAWQLTVGDLQDNLSDTDVDRVILDMLAPWECLEAVSKALVPGGILCCYVATTTQLARTVESIREIGCFNEPTAWETMIRNWHIEGLAVRPDHRMIGHTGFLLTARRLADGVEPPMRRRRPAKGAYGEDYAGPNADGGTGR
- a CDS encoding ferredoxin, with the protein product MTVQQEAPGGEALEVWIDQDLCTGDGICAQYAPEVFELDIDGLAYVKGADEELLQAAGASVPVPLPLLADVVDSARECPGECIHVRRVSDRVEVYGPDAE